The genomic DNA CGGCAGCCAGACCACCATCGAGGTCTTGTCCGCGCCGGTCGCCGAGGAGACCCGTCCGGGCCGGCCGACCAGGATGAAGCGGGTGGTCGGGGCGGCGGCATCGCGGATGTCGTCCGCCAGCACCTCCAGCCCGTACAGCGGAGCGGCGAACGCGCCCGCCAGCGCCGCGTCGTAGCGGCCGTCCTGGACCAGCCGGGCGCCCTCCGCGTTGGACGAGGCCGCCTCCCACTGCGCGTCCGGCAGGTTGGCGGCCAGCCAGCGGCGCAGCTGGGCCTGGGCGACCGGGTGGCTGGTGACCGTCTTGATGTCGGCGAGCCCGGTGCCCGGGCGGACCAGCAGCGCGAAGGTGATCGGCAGCAGCACCTCGCGGTAGATCATCAGCGGTGTGCCGTTGACCAGCTCGTCGCTGGTCGCGGTGACCGCGCCCTCCACGGAGTTCTCCACCGCGACGAACGCGCCGGCGGCCTCGCCGTTGCGGACCGCGTCCAGTGCCACCGGCACCGACGCCACCGGCACCAGCTCCCGCGTCCCCGCCTCCGGCAGGGTGCGCAGCGCCACCTCGGTGAAGGTGCCCGCGGGCCCGAGATAGGTGTACCGGGTCGCCGACATGACCGCCTCCGTAACGCTGGTGGTACCGAAACCGCCACTCTAGTCTCGCGCGTCCGCCCGGGTTCCCCCGTTCCACCCACTGGGCCCGGGGTCCTCAGCCCTCCAGCAGCTGCTGTCCGACGTACCCGCCCTCGGGGGCGCCCGGGGGCACCGCGTACAGGCCGCTCGCCTCGTGCCGGAGGAACCGGGACAGGCCGTCGCCGCGGGCCAGCCGCCGCTGCACGGGGACGAATCCGCGCGCCGGGTCCGCCTGGAACGCGACGAACAGCAGGCCGGCGTCGGGGGAGCCGTCGGCGAGCAGCCCGTCCTGGTAGGAGAAGCCGCGGCGCAGCATCGCGGCGCCGCCGTTGGAGGCGGGCGCGGCGACCCGGACGTGCGCGTCGGGGGCGATCGCGAGGGTGCCGTCCGGTCCGGTCGCCGCCAGGTCGACCGGGGTGGTCTCGCCGGCGCCGGGGCCGCCGGACAGCGGTGCGCCGTCCGACTTGCGGCGTCCGATCACCCGTTCCTGACGGTCGGTCGGCTGGTTCTCCCAGTCGTCCAGCAGCATCCGGATCCGCCGCACCACCGCGTAGCTGCCGCCGGCCAGCCACGCCGGTCCGGTGGCGAACACCTTCGCGGCGAAGTCCGGGTCGTCCGGCTTCGGGTTGTTGGTGCCGTCGACCTGCCCCATCAGGTTGCGGCCGGTCGTCGGCCGGGCGGTGGCGCCCGGGGTCCGGCCGAAGCCGGCCATCTGCCAGCGCGGCACCGCCAGGCCGGCGGCCTGCCGCTGCAGCACCCGCAGCGCGTGGAAGGCCACCAGCGCGTCGTCCGCGCCGATCTGCAGCCACAGGTCGCCGTCGCCGCGGGCCGGGTCCAGTGCGTCTCCGGGGAAGGCGGGCAGCGGCGCCAGCGCCTCGGGCCGCCGGTCGGCGAGGCCAGCCTTGTCGAACAGCGTGGCGCCGAAGCCGAAGGTGACGGTCAGCGAGCAGGGGCCGGCGTCCAGCGCGATCTGGTTCTCGTGCCCGTCGGCCGGCTCGCCGCGGGTCAGCCGGGCGGCGGTCGCGGACCAGATCCGCAGCAGTGTCCGCAGCTGCTCCCGTCCGGCGGCCGGTGCCAGGTCGAAGGCGGCGAGGTGCACCCGCGCCTGGGCCGGCTCGACGATCCCGGCCTGCCGCGGCCCGTGGAACGGCACCGCGGCGGCGCCCGTGCCCGGTGCGGCGGCCGGGCCCGGCGAGGCCGCCGCCCGTCCGCCGACCGCGCCGCCGATCGCGCCGACCGCCAGCCCGGCCCCGGCGCCGCCCAGCAGGGCCCGCCGCGAGAACCCCTGCGCACCCATCTGCGTCACCTCTCCGCCTCAGCCGCCGAGCTTGAGCTGCTGAACGGCCGTCACCTGGTCGATGTCGGAGGACCGGACGGTCACCGACACCACCCAGTTGCCCGCCAGCGGCAGCTGCGCGGTGCCCGACCAGCGGCCCGTGCCCCCGGACGTGAGGGCGACCGGCAGCGGGCCGAGGTCCCGGTCGGGCAGGGTGAACGCCAGCTCGATCTCCGGCACCTCGGTGGGGCGGCCGGTGGAGTCGTCCAGCTCCAGCCCGACCGCGTTCGGCCCGACCGCGGCCGGGTTGATCGACACGGTCGCGGTGCCCTTGGCGCCCGGGGTCCGTCCGCCGGTGTCGTACGGGATCTTCAGCTCGACGGTCCTCCCCGGCACGGTGGACACCCCGGGGGCGGGCGTCTGCGCGGTGACGGCGGACGCGGCCTGCGCGACCCGCCCGGGCGGGGAGTTGGTGAGCATCGTGGTGACCACCAGGACGGCGACGGCGACCGCCGCCTCGACCACGACGGTCCGCCGCAGGCCCGCCCGGGCGCCGTCCGGTCGGGTGCCGGCGCTCGCGCGGGCCGCCTGCTGGCGGGCGAGCTGCGCGGCGCGGTCCGGGTCGACAGCCGCCGCGGGGCCGGCCGGTCCCGCGGGCGCGGCCGGCTCGGTGACGGGCGCCGCGGCGTCGACGGCCTCCGGCGCCGCCGCGCGGAGCTTCGCGGTCCAGGAGCGGGAGATCCACGCCACGCCGACCATCGCCGCGACGCAGCCGACCTTCACGAGCAGCAGGCGCCCGTACTCGGTGTCGACCAGCGCGCTCCACGAGCCGAGGCCGCGCCAGGACTGGTAGACGCCGGTCACCACGAGCGCGGTGACCGCGCCGAGCGCGAGCCGGGAGAACCGCTCGACCCCGCTCGCCGGCAGGCCGTTGCGCAGCCCGACCAGGACCGCCACCAGCCCGCCGAGCCAGAGCGCCATCGCGAGCAGGTGGACGGCGGCCATCGGCAGGGCGAGCGGGACCTGGATGCCGACGGAGGAGTGGTCCGCGCCGACCCAGGTCGCGCTCAGCGCCACGGCGAGGGCGAGTCCGGTGATGCCGAGGCCGAGCCGGGCGTCCCACTGCGGCCGGTCGGCGGCGCGCCGCTCCAGCCGCCGCAGCTCCGCCTCCTCGGCGGTGTCCTCGTCCACGGGGCCGCCGGCCGCCGTGCCCTCGTCCTCCGTGCCCTCGGTCTCCGGGCCGTCGGCCGCTGCGGTTTTCCGGGTGTCGGCCAACTGCCCGACCAGCAGCGACAGGAAGACGCCCGCAGCGGCGAGCAGCAGCAGCCGGGCGGCGAGCGCGGTGCCGATCCGCTCGTCGAGCGTGGTGCGCACCAGCGACAGGTCGAGGGCCTGCGCGATGCCGCTGCCCCGCTCGTACGGTCCGCGCAGCAGCAGCACGCCGACGGTGGAGACGAGCAGGGCGATCCAGCCGCCCATGAGCAGCCGCTGCACCGCCTGGACGGCGATCCCGCGCGGCCACACGACCAGCACGAACGCGGCGACGCCGACCAGCAGCGCGAAGGCGGCGTAGGCGACGGTCCGGCCGAGGCCGTAGGCGAAGGCGACCGTGGTGTCGGCCTTGCCGCCCTGGACGGCGGTGGCGGAGACGGAGGTGTCCGAGGGGGCGCCGATGGAGAAGGTGAAGGCGCCGCCGATGGGGTGGGAGTCCTCGGAGACGGCCCGCCAGGCGACCGTGTAGGTGCCGTTGGCGAGGCCGCTCCTGAGGGTGACCCGGGCGGTGTCGGCCTTGCCGTCGGCGTGCTTGGGGTCGCCGTTGTCGACGGGCTTCCCGGCCGGGTCGAGGACCCGGACGGAGTCGGCGGCGAGCGAGACGCCCTCGCTGAAGACCAGCGTGACGGCGGCCGGGGCGCTGGGCACCACGGAGTCGCGCGCGGGGTCGGTGGACACCAGGTTGGCGTGCGCGGCGGCCGTCCCGGCCCCGCCGAGCAGCAGCGCCAGTACGGTGCCGAGCACCGCGAGCAGCGCGGCCGCCCTCCCGCGTACCGTCATTGCGGTCACCCTCTCCTCCATCTCGGCCGTCAGCTTCCTGGACGGTACGTCAGCGGCTTGACCGGGACCTTGACCGCGATGGTGCCGCTCTTGGCGAAGGTCAGGTCGAGTTCCAGTTCGTCGCCGAGGGCGGGCTGCCTGGTCCACCCCATGATCATCAGGTGGGTGCCGCCGCGGGCGAGGTCCAGGGTGCCGTGCGCGGGCACGGGGAGGCTCTGCACCTCCTCCATCGAGCCGGTGGTGGAGCGGTGCATGGTGACCGATCCGGCGGCGGGGCTGGTGACCTTGAGCAGCCGGTCCTCGCCCTCGCCCTCGTTGCGGACGGTCAGGTAGCCGGCGCCCATCCCGCCGGGCGTCGCCGGCAGCGGGATGTAGGGGTCGGCGACGGTCAGCTTCGCCGCCGCGTCCGAGGAGGGCGCCGGTCCGGACTCCGACCCGCAGCCGACCAGTATCACCGCGGCGGTCAGCGCGACCGCGGTGCCCGCGCCGATCAGCGCGGCCCGCCTCACGCCGGCACCCCCTTGGCGAGCAGCGCCACGTCGTGGGCGAAGGTCTCCATGGTGGTCCCGCTCATGTACAGCAGGTGCGCCTTGTCGTCGGACGGCAGGAAGCCGAGCACCTGGGCGCCGTGGGTGGAGGTGACGGTGCCGTCGGCGTTGACGATCGGGTCCTCGACCAGGATGCCGAGCGGCTTGGCGGCCTCCTTGACCTTGGCGAGGTCGCCGGTGAGGCCGATGAAGCCGGTGCCCATCGAGTCGAGCCAGGTGCGCAGCACCTTCGGGGTGTCGCGCTCGGGGTCGGTGGAGACGAAGACGACGTCGATCTTCTTGCGGTCCTCGGCGGGGAGCCTGGACATCGCGACGCCGATGTCGCCCATGGTGGTCGGGCAGACGTCGGGGCAGCTGGTGTAGCCGAAGAACAGCAGGGTGGCCTTGCCGGCGGTCTGCTCGCGCAGGTCGTACGGCCGGCCGGAGGTGTCGGTGAGCACCAGGCCGGGCTTGTCGAAGTGCTTCTTCAGCACGGAGGCCTGGTAGGGGGAGCCGCTGCTCTCCTTGCTGACCTTGGCGGGCGAGTCGCCGCTGCCGGAGCCGCCGGAGGAGGAGCAGGCGGTGAGGGCGAGGGCGGCGGACAGCGCGAGGGCGGCGGTGCCGAGCAGCCGGCGGTGGGTGGAAGCCATGGGGACGTGATCCTTCGTGCGGGGCGAGGGCGGGCCGCCGGGCCGCGTCCGCGGGGGACGCGGCCCGGCCGCTGGGGTCAGGCGTTCTTGCGGCGCAGGCCGGCGACGCCGAGCGCGGCGCCGATCACGCCGACCACGATGCCGACCACACCGAGGGTGCGGGCGGTGGCGTCGTCGGACGCGGCGGCGGCCTGCCCGGGGGAGGCCTGGGGCTTGGCCGCGGCGGCGTCGCCGGAGTGGTGGTCGCCGGCCGCGGCGGCCTTGTCGAGGGTGAGGACCGGCGCGGGCTTGGCCGGCTCGGGCTGGCCGTCCTTGGCCTCCTCGATCCAGCGGGCGACGTCGCCGTTGTCGTACGTCTGGAGGGCCTTGAAGGTCAGCTTGTCGGTGTCGGTCGGCAGCGCGCCGAGCGAGACCCGGAACTCCTGGAACTGGCCGGGCCCGATCTTCGTCCCGGCGTCGGCGGTCCAGGTGATCTTCGAGACGGCCTCGGTGATCTCCTTGCCGTGCGCGTTCAGCGGCTTGTCGAGCTTGGACTTCTCCAGGGTGGCGGTCCAGCCGGGCAGCGGCTGGGTGCGCACCGAGGCCATCGGGTGGTCCATCGGCAGGTTGACCTCGAGCTTCACGGTCGAGGCGGTGTCGCTCTCGTTCGGCACCCGGAAGGCGACGGCGGTGTAGCCGCCCTGGGTGGCGTTGCCGGGCTGGACGGTGACGTGCGCGGCGGCCGGCAGGGCGGCGGCGAGCACGGCGACGGTGGCGAGCAGGCCGGCGGAGGCCAGGCGGACGGCAGGAAGGGCACGCATCAGGGGTTCTCCGGAGGAGGACGGCGGGGCCGCACGCACGGCGGGCCCGCGGGAACGGGGTGTGGGTGGCCGTCCCGCGCGTGGGCGGGCGACGGCATCGCGTGGGCGCGCCCGAACCCCGTCGTACCGGGCCCGGGTCAGCGCGCGAACGCCGCCGGGGGCCCTCGCCGGATCGGGCTGCACAGCAGCGCGGCAGCCGCCGGCAGCCGCCGATCCTCGGCCCGGGTGCGCCGCCGGGCGGGTGTACGGCCCTCGGCGAGCGGCCCGAGCAGCAGGGCGGCGGCCAGCGCCAGCACGGTGCGCAGCGGACCGGCCCACTGCCGGGCGGTGTGCGCGGTGAGCCGGACCAGCCGCCACAGCGCGGCCTCGCCGCGGCGCAGCCACCAGCCGGCCACCAGGGCGGCGGCGAGGTGGCCGAGCAGCATGCCGGGGGTCGTCCCGAGCAGCCCGGAGGCGTGCGTCCCGGCGGCCGTCGCGGTGAACGCCTGCGGGTCGAGGCCCGCGGCGCTGACCACCTGCTCGGCGGTGGTGCCGGGCGGCACGGGGGTCGGGCCGTTGCCGACCCGGTCGTCGCAGAGCAGCCGGCCGGCGGCCTGGGCCAGTGCGTCCGGGTGGTGCATTCCGGCCATCGCCGGGCCGCCCGGCACGCCGCCGGACACGCTGTGGAAGAGGTAGTGCAGGCCGAGCTGGCCGAGGCCGAGCGCCGCGGCGATCACCGGCAGGCCGCGCTCGCGGCCGCCGAGCAGGGCGGCGAGCACACCGACCGCCAGGAAG from Kitasatospora terrestris includes the following:
- a CDS encoding YcnI family protein — its product is MRALPAVRLASAGLLATVAVLAAALPAAAHVTVQPGNATQGGYTAVAFRVPNESDTASTVKLEVNLPMDHPMASVRTQPLPGWTATLEKSKLDKPLNAHGKEITEAVSKITWTADAGTKIGPGQFQEFRVSLGALPTDTDKLTFKALQTYDNGDVARWIEEAKDGQPEPAKPAPVLTLDKAAAAGDHHSGDAAAAKPQASPGQAAAASDDATARTLGVVGIVVGVIGAALGVAGLRRKNA
- a CDS encoding SCO family protein, with the translated sequence MASTHRRLLGTAALALSAALALTACSSSGGSGSGDSPAKVSKESSGSPYQASVLKKHFDKPGLVLTDTSGRPYDLREQTAGKATLLFFGYTSCPDVCPTTMGDIGVAMSRLPAEDRKKIDVVFVSTDPERDTPKVLRTWLDSMGTGFIGLTGDLAKVKEAAKPLGILVEDPIVNADGTVTSTHGAQVLGFLPSDDKAHLLYMSGTTMETFAHDVALLAKGVPA
- a CDS encoding FixH family protein — encoded protein: MTVRGRAAALLAVLGTVLALLLGGAGTAAAHANLVSTDPARDSVVPSAPAAVTLVFSEGVSLAADSVRVLDPAGKPVDNGDPKHADGKADTARVTLRSGLANGTYTVAWRAVSEDSHPIGGAFTFSIGAPSDTSVSATAVQGGKADTTVAFAYGLGRTVAYAAFALLVGVAAFVLVVWPRGIAVQAVQRLLMGGWIALLVSTVGVLLLRGPYERGSGIAQALDLSLVRTTLDERIGTALAARLLLLAAAGVFLSLLVGQLADTRKTAAADGPETEGTEDEGTAAGGPVDEDTAEEAELRRLERRAADRPQWDARLGLGITGLALAVALSATWVGADHSSVGIQVPLALPMAAVHLLAMALWLGGLVAVLVGLRNGLPASGVERFSRLALGAVTALVVTGVYQSWRGLGSWSALVDTEYGRLLLVKVGCVAAMVGVAWISRSWTAKLRAAAPEAVDAAAPVTEPAAPAGPAGPAAAVDPDRAAQLARQQAARASAGTRPDGARAGLRRTVVVEAAVAVAVLVVTTMLTNSPPGRVAQAASAVTAQTPAPGVSTVPGRTVELKIPYDTGGRTPGAKGTATVSINPAAVGPNAVGLELDDSTGRPTEVPEIELAFTLPDRDLGPLPVALTSGGTGRWSGTAQLPLAGNWVVSVTVRSSDIDQVTAVQQLKLGG
- the pheA gene encoding prephenate dehydratase, coding for MSATRYTYLGPAGTFTEVALRTLPEAGTRELVPVASVPVALDAVRNGEAAGAFVAVENSVEGAVTATSDELVNGTPLMIYREVLLPITFALLVRPGTGLADIKTVTSHPVAQAQLRRWLAANLPDAQWEAASSNAEGARLVQDGRYDAALAGAFAAPLYGLEVLADDIRDAAAPTTRFILVGRPGRVSSATGADKTSMVVWLPDDHPGALLELLQEFAVRGINLMRIESRPTGEGMGSYCFLIDCEGHLSERRVSEALMGLKRICPQVRFLGSYPRADKGVSTPVRPGTSDEAFARASDWLSRCLDGRGEL
- a CDS encoding copper chaperone PCu(A)C is translated as MRRAALIGAGTAVALTAAVILVGCGSESGPAPSSDAAAKLTVADPYIPLPATPGGMGAGYLTVRNEGEGEDRLLKVTSPAAGSVTMHRSTTGSMEEVQSLPVPAHGTLDLARGGTHLMIMGWTRQPALGDELELDLTFAKSGTIAVKVPVKPLTYRPGS
- the efeB gene encoding iron uptake transporter deferrochelatase/peroxidase subunit gives rise to the protein MGAQGFSRRALLGGAGAGLAVGAIGGAVGGRAAASPGPAAAPGTGAAAVPFHGPRQAGIVEPAQARVHLAAFDLAPAAGREQLRTLLRIWSATAARLTRGEPADGHENQIALDAGPCSLTVTFGFGATLFDKAGLADRRPEALAPLPAFPGDALDPARGDGDLWLQIGADDALVAFHALRVLQRQAAGLAVPRWQMAGFGRTPGATARPTTGRNLMGQVDGTNNPKPDDPDFAAKVFATGPAWLAGGSYAVVRRIRMLLDDWENQPTDRQERVIGRRKSDGAPLSGGPGAGETTPVDLAATGPDGTLAIAPDAHVRVAAPASNGGAAMLRRGFSYQDGLLADGSPDAGLLFVAFQADPARGFVPVQRRLARGDGLSRFLRHEASGLYAVPPGAPEGGYVGQQLLEG